TGTTGAGTCATAGTTTGATTTGAGCTACATTACATAAAGGGCATTTGTAGCCAGCTTGACCTTTATTGCTGAAGTGGGACCAATGGACTTGTCTTAGGGAAAATATATAGATGTAGAATATAGAATAGCTATGTTCATACATTCTTTTTGCAGgcacataaaataaatctgGTGTACATATTGTGTGTTGCGTTTATAGTACCCAAACACCATATAATACCCAAACATACGTTATCTCTTTGGAGTCTTTGTGTATCCTATTATAAGCTCAACTGGTTACACTGACTTGTTTTCCCAACCCTCTCTGATACATAAAGGATTTCTTTTCACTTTGCATCTTTCAATGCAAACAGCGTTGGAACTGTTGTTAAAATAGAGCAATAAATAGTATTTCTATGGCCCAATCTGCCACATGCACATGGGCCCATCGACCTCCGCCCTGGAGCAAGTGGCTTCCTCTCATGTGAGCCAGCTGGCATCAGACGTGTTTCTCAGGCTGGATAATGAACTATTAAATCAGTGAAGAAAACTGATGTAACACCGTAACCGTGGAGGCTGGGAAATGGCAACCAGTAGATCAGAGAAGGAATAAGATTCGGAGACTATAAATATGTCACCAATGTCACTGATCTCAGAATATATTTGGATCACATTCATGcagtttgttgttttacttCTATCAgaatattttgttcaaaatattgTGTTACTTTCTATTCACCTTCTGAACTGAAATTCACTTTAAAACAGATCAGTGAAGatgtaaatttgattttttttttttaaagtatcaGTAATTTGAATTAACTATCATGTTTTTCTGGTATTGTTTTGCACACAACCATGTCCAGCTAACATTGCCTTAACCCAGAAATGTAAAAAGCTAGATCCACAATACTCTTGAGTATTTATTAGCATTTAATGTGGATTTTATCACAGAATGATTAGAAAGATATGTGACAAAGTACAGACAAAGATAACAGATCAGAAGATTGATAGATCAACAGCTGGACAATCCACACACTCCACATTCACAGTTCTTTCTCATTTGCtccttttgttttcctccttctGCAAcgttctctcacacaaacacatcgtGTTCCATGTGTGACAGTGGCGGCTGTTGACGGATCAGAACATGATGACACAGCGAGCAGCCACCGAGCATGCAAAGGGGGAAATCCCAATGAAACACTTCAGTCAAGGAGATGAGCGAGGGACAGCTGGCCCTGCTGACTGCTCACATTCAACCCACACACTGCATGACTGGGGAGCAgcacagatactaaaggaccggaaaggtgtgtgtgtgtgtgtgtgtgtgtgtgtgtgtgtgtgtgtgtgtgtgtgtgtgtgtgtgtgtgtgtgtgtgtgactgtgactGTGAATATTAGTCAAGCAGGCAGAGCTCACTGTGCCCTCACCTTCTTTTTATATATGAGCAGGATGGAGAATCCATGTACCCTGTCAGCTCAAGACAGtgtgtacaacacacacacacacacacacacacaaaagctttgCACATTAAAAGTGTGGACTGCCTGAAGGAGAGCAGTGGAGACAGCTGAAGTGTAAAAGCGTCTCTTCTCAAGCATCATTGAAAGTACAGAAGATAAGAGTATAAAATTGAATGCATAAAAGATTCCTTTAATTagatatttaatatataatagtGGGTGTGATGCCCTGTGGTTAAAAAGGGATACAATGATCTGGAATAGCGTTCTGGTGCCTCATGTCATTCCATTTGccattttgttttactttgatAAGCTGGAAACTAgtcacagaaatacaaaaatcttAGTGAGGTGGATAACTGGACACAATCCCAGGCTCCGtttccacacaaacaaaaaaaagttgcaaaagCTGTAGTTGTAATCAGTAGAGAAAGAATGCATGAAATGCATACATTCAGCATGTGGTGGAAGGTATTTGTCTCTCTGTAATTTTTTGTTCGGCTACATTTACGAATGGAGAAATTCCTGCTCTTATTCATATAAAagttcttcctctctccttcagTTTGACCTGCATCTGACTGACTTGTAtgtactcctcttcctcactgttACTGTAAGACAATCTGTGTGGAACATGTCATCAGTCCAGGCCCAGCCTGAGGACAGGACAGTCAGTCACACAACTGACTGGAGTGTAACTAACAAGCCAAAGGGGAAGACAGTGATGTTAAATTGTTGGGACTCTTCTTGAGCAGCTAAAGTGATACTCCTAGTGGTACAGGGCAAGTTTAGATGTTAagacatgaaaaaatgtttaatgtaaAGATGGCCTCACCTGCCTTCAAGCACTGGGCAACCTCTCATGTCATATAACCCTAGTTATAAACATGAGGGATGGCCAaaggcagaaagaaaacagtaaCAAGACACACATTGTTTGTACCCCAAATTGAGTAACTGCACATACATTTTAAGGCAGGAATCCCATATAACTTCCATTTGACTGCTTTGCAGCAAGAACAGGTAAAGCAGTGGGTGGTGATCACAACAGAGGCAAAGGAAGTGAAGGGTAAACATGAAGATGCATGACtaaaaggagagagaaagaatggTGAGGCAGGCGAGACTAGAACAAGAGAGAACAGAGTAAACAAAGGAGAACACATGAGGAAAGGGCAGAAGTGGTAGGAGGGGAAGAAGAGCAGAGGCAATATACAAGCAGAAAAGGGGTGGAGAATAAGTAGAACAGAGGAAAGGTGAGAGTAGTGGAAATGGTGGGAGATCAGGATGGATGGGAGTCATGTCAAAGTAGAATCTGACAAGTATGGAGCAAGAATAGCTCCTAACAATGTAAAGAATATGAAAACTGTCCTCAGGTTCGTGTTTCTTCACCAGCACATTCTTAATAAGCATCTGTGAATTAATGGCATTTGTGTTCCCTGCGCCTCAAGGAGCTCCATGCCATTTGTACTGTAAAGCTGAGAGATGCATTTTGGAATTGTAGCTGCTCTAGAAACATGCACTTTAAGAGTTTCTGTTCTCTAAACCAACATAAGGCCAAAGACCAGTCAACTGTGTGCagtcagcaaaacacacactgctgcaaaACAAGGCAGAACAGCCTGGTTTCTTGTCTGACTGCcaaatgcacacacattaaTTTTGATTGATGGGTTAGAAATAAAACTGTTATCACAATTTTTGATAAGCTGTTGTGACATTACACTGCAGATTCAgattagatgttttattttggtaacaAAGTGCACTGAAAGAGATTACACAGATTTACATGCAGGTAAATGAGCTTTTGCAATTTTTAGCTCTCTGGTCTGCTTGACAGAATGCAGCACGCAGCCTTGGTGGAGCTACATACTATTCAACTATCCTTCAATGACATTATAATTATTGATCTGAAAAACCTCAAGTTGTTGTGAGGTGGGTGGAACAAAGAACAATAAAACTGCTTCCTGGTCAGCCAACCTCAACACCCTGTGTAAAAactaacaatttttttttttttaactcaaacaCTCTTACTGTACTTTTAACAGGATCAGCCTTATTTTGAAACTGCAACATTCTGCAATGTAAAAGAAAAGTTAACGGCATTGCCTCCACCTACAAACCGAAGAATACgttctatatttaaaaaaacaaaaacaaagtggcGCTAAGTGGCAAGTTCACAACCGGATCCACGGAGCTGCAGCACCACCTGGTGGCAGCAGAAGGCATTGCATCTCCAGCCCAAAAAAGTCGACGCACCCAAAACCCGTGAAATGTTTATTAATAAACATATCTACAAGGACTATACGGTAAGTTTATAAAATACAACATTCAAAACGTTTGTATCAAGCTTTTTATTTGGTATACAGATATTCATagatttatacagtatatatactgtagatatgtaTATGTAACACATGTGCCACTGCAAAGTCACAGACAAACTTATTTTTTCTAACAAAAAAcggaaaagaaaaagtatataATGTGCTTAATTTCAAAGAAGTGCTGTGAAGCGCTTGTAATGAATTATGACCAAAAGAGGAATGATGAGGTAACTGCCAGGCATGAAAACAATCACTTATAACAGTTGAATAATAATAtcagtaataatgataataatgatgataactaataataataataaaataataattcttcAAACAGGCAACTGAGTATAGTGGCAACATGGACCCTTAGTGTCAAACCAGAGAAAAGCATTTAAGTCtataacatacatacacacacagtatgcatacagacagacagtgcATCATAAAtgtacaaacaggaagtcagtcatctatgaaagaaaaaaatcggATATTGTTCCCACATCTCTGATACATAACAGAAACTCACCTAAAaatctctcactcacacacacacagaaacatatgATCATGTACCACAGTCCAGCATTACAGGGCTGAGACATTTGTTGTGCATGTAGAtgtagacacaaacacacaccacagcaaAAGAAGTGGTCGGGCAGGGTGCACTTAACCAACAGGTGAAAGGACATGCCTTCATGTGAACAGGCAACACTGATGGACAAAAAAAGTATAACGACTGGGGAACAGGGAATCTGATGaagaacatataaaaaaaagaaaagaaccagAAAGAGCATGTCTCCTCCTAGGTTGCGCAAAATATTGCACCGTGATCAGGAAACACCTCAAAATCTGATCACCTTTCCGCCCAGGACCCTTTCTCTAcaaaatttaactgaaataaTTTGAGAACATCCTGACATTTTCCACTGACAGACAAACATATagagaaaacaacaatgaaaacatccttggtggaggtaataaaaaaaacaaaactgaaaaggTAACAGAGTGGGAAGTTCCCCACAAAGACAAGGGAGtggtgcgtgcgtgtgtgtgtgtgtgtgaacacgtaCATGCACATCACTATATCAGGAGGATGTAGTGTGAGACAAGTTTCAAAGACAATTTGGAGTGTCTGGCTCCATCACGATCACTCGGAATCTCTCTGGACCTCAGAGGCGTCGGCCCGACAAATGGGACACGTCCGGTTGGCCTGAGGACAaaaaagagcaaacaaacaCCTTTTCAGATATCGAGACACTACCAGGTCACAATTTTCTACCCAATGATCAAAGAAAAGGTTGAGTTGACCCTGGTggttgtaagtgtgtgtgtgtgtgtgtgtgtgtgtgtgtgtgtgtgtgtgtgtgtgtgtgtgtgtgtgtgtgtgtatatgtgtgtgcgtaGGGTGGGCGCACCGCAAGCACTTACCCTCAGCCACTTGTCGACACACTTCCCATGGAACTCGTGACTGCAGGGCAGGACTCGCAGCAGTTGGCGGGACTCAAAATCACTCATGCACACAACACACCTGCAATGCAGAAATAATTTTAGAAAGACAGTAGTGGTTGAGGCACAATTATGGAGATCATTGAGGAAGTTGTTACGTGAAGAGGTCCATTTTAATTCTCTCTGAGAAGACGGACAGAGGGAACATCCCCTCAATAAAGTGCTGAGTGTGCGTTCACTCTCAACGAGTGATGAGCTGGTATTTTGTTGGCACTCACAGTGTTTGTTCAGACTGATGGTTATTAGGATTGAACCGGTAGGAAGGAAGCTGTTCGATGTCCCCCTTGGTCAGTCCTCTGAGTTTGGCCTCTCCAAGACGCTCAGCAAGGTTGAGGAGTGCCTGTGGAGataaaaatggataaaataaataacagaagAATCAAAGTATGTATCGAAATAATGAAAACAGGCTCAGACAAACCTCATAATTCTCCACTTCTCCATCATCTACATCCAGCTCTAGACTGATTGCAGGACCTGTAGGCTGGACTGGCAGCATTGAACtacaaagaaacagaacagtTCAGGTTACTTGAAAAATAAACGCCTCGCTTCGTGCCTATTCaggatttttacattatttggaTTTGGCAAATACTTTGACTAATTTCTGTCTTGAAGGACCCACCCATATGACATTAATGATATTCCACCCTTTTGTAACAACAATGTGCAACAAAATGTGCTGTGTATACTGTAGTAGacatgttttgttctgttaCGTTAGCTGCACAGAGTAAAGCTTCATGTTTAACATTTACACACTTCACATTATCTAACTCGGTGTTCATAATGTTTGCTGGCTCACATGCTGAGCTGTAGAGGTAATAGTGTGTCTACTGTGTGGCTTCTGAAGAGATCATTTGTGTGACACATCAAGCATTCCCAGAAAACAACATTCAGAGGTTTGGTAGAAAATCAATCTGACACCGAGGTAATGCATAGACTTTGTTGTTCTGCAATCTTTTTCTGACATTTGGTTTACTTTTGAGTGCGTTTCAGTTTGACGTTGGGCGTAAAAAGCAATTATTTTTAGGTTTAGTGTTGTGCACGCAAGAGTCCTCTTTCCATGATGACTTTTCTTCTGTTAAGAGACATGTTCAAGCAAGCAAACAGCAATAAGTGCGTCTATCCTGGATACCCTGAGGGTAAGTAGTGTTCAGTgttcataataaaatattatagtTACttcaacacacatttcaaagatGGGGGAAAGCCAGAAGGGGAGCCACCTGACACCCAATACAGGGGGAAATCATTTGTTTATATGAAAACCTTAACTTCATGAGATACTGTATATTGCCCTTTTCTTTTGCAATCCCTAATCATGACAGTCATTCTCCAAGTGACAAAAGAATTAAATGAACAATGAAATTAATCAGAACTGCAGCAGTTAAGCCATAAATCTGATAAgctgggtcaaaaaaaataatacgaTTTACAGCTGATGAGTTACAGATGGGTATGATCatcaataacaaaaacattgcCTGCATCAATCtaacaataaaattaacaatttgtGTCCTCTGGAGTTTAAAGTTTGACAACAGCATTCAtacttttgacatttaaaagtgGTATGAAAGATTATAAAGCTGTTATTATAAAGGATATCATACCCTAACCTTAATTGTTGAtgttttcaacaacaacaaaaatatccGACAGGCATTTTCtattaatttcaaaattaaaaagattgttTTCAGTTGTAATTTTTTGTGAGAACCTCTTATCCTCCTCTGATTCTACACTATCTGAGGGAATCACTCCAAACCATCTACACTGATTGACTGCATACATCAGAACTGAATTTCAGCTGTTGTATTTCTGGCcaatacaaatgaaaaataaaatcttttgtttCTTAACGGTTTCTTCTTTTAGAACAAATGTCATGATTTACTTACAGGAAGTAAGGCAGGAGGCTGGGGTGGTAAGGCGAAGGTGGCAGTGGCTGTTGCGAGCGGTACCGTCGCCCCGGAAGACGCCGAGGAATAAAGTTTGGATAGGACTACAAGGCAGTCGACAACAAATTCATGACGAATCagtcaaattaatattttgttttcgcTGTACTCAAAACCTAACAAAAAGATACacggattttatttttatggctCACCACTCCAAAAAACTCCTGTGGCAGAGGGTCATGAGAGAGGAAGTGAAGCTGGGTGGAGTGTGGTGTGAGTGCAGGGTGAGTGGCAGGAGGATAGTGGAGCCCAGCACCCAGAGACAGATGTTCTCCAAGCAGCTCCACGTCGTTGTCTATCCTTTGTAGCggctgggaggggggaggataAATAAAGACCGTCTGAGATTATTTCACATGATCTCAGCAACAAGAGCAAAACAAATCAGGCGCACTACAGAGAAATATCATTGGAGgttgtcaaaaaatatttaataataagttGCATGAATCAGTCTTGGTACCTCACTTTACCAGAATCTGTCcctaaatttaaattatagatttttggctgtttttttaaattaaattccttGTTGGAACTTTTCAAGAAAAACTAATGTCCTTCAGCCAAACGCCTTGTGTTACAGTTCTGAATGTCAAGGAGCTACTTAGTCATGATCTGCTTTAGTAAGCATTTATTAATTGAAAATTATTCATGAATAGTGTATACGTGGTTGGACACAGTCTacactttaacagttttctgTCAAGACAAAAATCTTACCACTAATTTGTACTGAATTATAAATCTACACAACACAATTCTCGAGTGTTAAAACATGTTGGAGGGTGAAGATTTAAAGCTCTCCAAGAAGATGCTGACAGTCGCGCTGATTACTCACCGATCGAGCCTGCTGAGTTGGATAGGGTCCAAACTGTCCAGGCTGGGGCAGGTGAGGTGGGTGGTGGGACAagtgtgttggtggatgtgGGAGGTGAGGAGGTGGAAGCAGAAAGGCCGGGTCACCAGACAACAGGGATGGGAACGGATAGGACATGGGTAAGTGCTGCACAGAACAAGTCTGTAGGACCTAAATCAGAAACAGACAGAGGTCATTAGTGAAAACTCACAAATTTACTGAAATCTCTTACAGAAACATTAACACACCCACCGGAGGAGGAACACTGCAGACAGGATAGTGCTGTCCACTGAAGACAACTGAGCATGCTTGGATCTGCTGAGGGGCAGAACGAGGCGGGAGGGCAGATGGTGCTCCATGTGGAGACAGAGGATATGATACTGGAGCGGTTCCCTGGAAACAGAGATAAAGGGAACAAGGCCTTCATCTTCATGCTGAAAAGAAGATCCCTGACCAACTTTAAAGGCTACTCTTAATGTAAACCTTTGTTCAACTTTACTGATATTTTGCTTTTCCTTTTTAGTGATCTGTCCAATCATCTTGTTAAATATTGAATATGATGTGAGTAATCAATTCTGTATCTgggtaaaatactgtaaatcataagtaaaacaattttttaagtGTTAAGTTTCCATTTGCCAGTAAACTTTCCTCTATCacagccaaaaaaaatattttgttgaattaTGCCCtactgtacaaaaataaaaaaagaaagtcacacAAGTGAGACATGCCAAATACTCAATCCACATTAACTTAATTAATATTTGCTGTATGGTAACAATTTCCTCAACatatgaaatggaaaataatttaaCTTTCAGTAGCTGCACTATTTTAACAATAATTACTGTGAATAATCGCTGTGCAGcagaactgaagaaaaaaattaatgaacaaAATGCCTTTTGTTACACTTCTTTCAGCAGTTTAGTGGAAAATACATCAGAAGCCCTGCTCCCAGTTAATTCACCTGTTCATGGAGGTCCAGCACTGCACTGCTCTGCTGCTGGGATGGGTGGGGATGTGGGTGCTGTGGGTGGGCCGCAGGATGCAGAAGCCTGGGAGACAGGTTGGGTGAATGATGTAGGGGCCTCGGGGAGGGGTTCAGGGGACGGTGACCGGGGCGCTCTTCCAATCCAGGCCCCAGCCCCCGGGGAGCTTGCTGGTTGTACGGTGGGTAGCCCTGAGGGATCGCCGGGAGCCGGTAGTTCTCATCTTGGTGGCCCGATGACAGGCCGTGGTGGGAGTGCAGGtgctggtggtgatggtgggcattgggatggtgatgatgatggtggtggttgttgttgctgttgaagTGGTGGTTGTTGTGggcatggtggtggtggcggctcaGGCGGTCTCTCCGTCCACGGCGTCTCATTTGAGGGCTGAGGGGATGATAgagggaaaacaaaaagaaagaaatggaataaGAAGGTCAAGATTAAGAGGATGTCTCTAACTCATTAAACTCAGTGTGGTGCGTAATGATTCCATTACAGCTAAAGGCTCTGGGTAAACAAAATACAGGGAATATGATGCtgtaaatgaaatcaaacaaaaaggGCTTTCCATCACACTTCTGTTTGCCAAATATTAGACAAACATTAGTTTACAACCCCAAAATTTAGATGCTGTGTAAAATGTACGCATAAATGGAAGGGGATGTTTTTCATAAAACAAATTCCATTTTTaactaaaaataacacaaagacaacagatcaaatgtttaaaataaagaaatcaaattGTTGTCCATTATTTTGAATTGACAACCACGTTTACCTTTTTTGGAAATGGGTTTGCCTGTCacaaaatcacacttttttttaacaatgccAACAGCCTTAGCATCATGTCATTCCATCACACTAAGCATAGAAGGCAAGAAaagaatgtaattaaaaaaaaatctggattacTCTTACTTTAAGGTTAAATAACAATTCAGTGAACAAAATAGCATAAATAGTATCTGCTATGTTTGTCCTCCACTTACCTGCGTCGGTTGCGTAGAGGTGTGTGGCATCTTTCTGGCATGTAATGGGGGTGTGGTCTACGACTGGGAGGAAGCTCCCAGGGGCGAATGGGAGAGGAAGGTGTAGAGGGAGGGGCGGAGTTTAGATCCAACAAAGACTGTTGAGAAAGACGTTGCCGTTTGGGGCTCGGACTGTCTTCCATCTGCACACAGGGGAAACGCAGATGACAAAATAAGAGAATAATCCTTTAAAAACCAGGAGCAAAGCAAAACGATAAGCTGGGGCCATGTTTCATACTTACTTTGTCCCGATCCTCGCTGCACACATTATCTGGATGAAAATGTAGTACTCCTCCTGCAggccacagaagaaaaaaatgataatcCAATAAAACGGGTCAGCCATCTGATACACAACACCAACAAGACACCAGCTGTCTTTGATGTTGTTGTTAAGATCTCACTGGATGCCAAAAAAATGCCCATCTTCCTGATGAAGCCTGGCAGATTTGCTTGAACAGACTTTAAACCACAAAGCCCAACAGTgatgagaaaaagaagacagCTTTAAACTCCTCTGTCCTAAGCGAGACTATATCTTCCAAACGGACTTTCGAACTTCCTGCTATAAAGAAGCAGTCAAGACACTAGCCTCATCCTCTGGCTTCACAGAGTAATCATTCCCTCCGATTCACCAAGAAAAGCCCGTGCTGCCTCAGAAAAAGCCACACATATTCACCACATACCAGACAGTCTTAATGTTGTTTGAATGTAAATACTGTTGTCTAGAGTTTCTCATTTTCTCCAGGCTTCCATGTTTA
The Antennarius striatus isolate MH-2024 chromosome 10, ASM4005453v1, whole genome shotgun sequence genome window above contains:
- the LOC137602984 gene encoding E3 ubiquitin-protein ligase RNF38-like, which codes for MDPPRTRSRSRSGFYHFGLNVNVGANGGGNATGTGSIMSASGGGVSYPQQGNSGWAPHHGGRSYPDSQQQHNHANYLSAGPQHHAAHGAHRNPGAGGVLHFHPDNVCSEDRDKMEDSPSPKRQRLSQQSLLDLNSAPPSTPSSPIRPWELPPSRRPHPHYMPERCHTPLRNRRSPQMRRRGRRDRLSRHHHHAHNNHHFNSNNNHHHHHHHPNAHHHHQHLHSHHGLSSGHQDENYRLPAIPQGYPPYNQQAPRGLGPGLEERPGHRPLNPSPRPLHHSPNLSPRLLHPAAHPQHPHPHPSQQQSSAVLDLHEQGTAPVSYPLSPHGAPSALPPRSAPQQIQACSVVFSGQHYPVCSVPPPVLQTCSVQHLPMSYPFPSLLSGDPAFLLPPPHLPHPPTHLSHHPPHLPQPGQFGPYPTQQARSPLQRIDNDVELLGEHLSLGAGLHYPPATHPALTPHSTQLHFLSHDPLPQEFFGVSYPNFIPRRLPGRRYRSQQPLPPSPYHPSLLPYFLSMLPVQPTGPAISLELDVDDGEVENYEALLNLAERLGEAKLRGLTKGDIEQLPSYRFNPNNHQSEQTLCVVCMSDFESRQLLRVLPCSHEFHGKCVDKWLRANRTCPICRADASEVQRDSE